Proteins from a genomic interval of Zingiber officinale cultivar Zhangliang chromosome 2A, Zo_v1.1, whole genome shotgun sequence:
- the LOC122041100 gene encoding NAC domain-containing protein 83-like, producing the protein MERKGSLLRLPPGFRFHPTDEELVVQYLKRKVFSCQLPASIIPDIDLAKFDPWDIPGGFGEERYMFNLKEAKYQIGNRSNRAARSGYWKATGKDKPVTSAGLGQVVGMKKVLVFYRGKPPAGTKTDWVMHEYRLAGAESPACVFPRRKNSTYSCMAPSGDWVLCRIFKKKRASAMAAITQGDETPASNRIHFIDFMGERDRDGASSHRAPTCLSNSSCLTDSSDGEESNYRRWPLP; encoded by the exons ATGGAAAGGAAGGGGAGCCTGCTGAGGCTGCCTCCTGGCTTCAGATTCCACCCCACTGATGAAGAGCTGGTGGTGCAGTACCTGAAGAGGAAGGTCTTCTCCTGCCAACTGCCTGCCTCCATCATTCCGGACATCGACCTCGCGAAATTCGACCCTTGGGATATTCCAG GCGGATTTGGAGAGGAGAGGTACATGTTCAATCTGAAGGAGGCCAAGTACCAGATCGGGAACCGGTCGAACCGCGCGGCCAGGTCGGGTTACTGGAAGGCCACCGGCAAGGACAAGCCAGTCACGTCCGCTGGCCTCGGTCAGGTGGTGGGGATGAAGAAGGTCTTGGTCTTCTACCGCGGGAAGCCTCCGGCCGGCACCAAGACTGACTGGGTCATGCACGAGTACCGGCTCGCAGGCGCTGAGAGCCCGGCCTGCGTCTTCCCGCGGAGAAAGAACTCCACTTAC AGCTGTatggcgccgagtggagactggGTGCTCTGTcgcattttcaagaagaaaagagCCTCCGCCATGGCGGCGATCACCCAAGGAGATGAGACACCTGCGAGTAACAGGATCCACTTCATTGATTTCATGGGGGAGAGAGACAGGGATGGAGCCAGCAGCCATCGTGCTCCAACCTGTTTATCCAATTCCAGCTGCCTCACCGACTCGTCCGACGGAGAGGAAAGCAATTATAGGAGATGGCCACTTCCTTAG